TGCCCTCTTCTGCCAGGGCGGTCAGGTCTGTGGCGAGTTGATCCACCAGCGGGGTTTTTTCTTCGTCTTTCTTTTCCGATTTCCGACGGCGTGAACCGGTCCGACCGGCAAGGGATGCCTTGGATTCGGGCTGCTGTGTCTCCCGCAGGACCCGATCGATCTGTTTGCGGATCTGTTCCGGGGTGACGCCAAGCTTGCCAAGGATGTTCATGGCTTCGCAGTTGCTCAGGCGGATCAGACCCAGCAGCAAATGCTCTGTGCCGACTTCCTGTTTGCCTTTTTGGCGAGCTTCATCATAGGCATATGGGATCACCTGTTTCATCCCGGGGGAGAGGGTGATCTGACCTGTATAATCGCCAAAGCCGATCTCTTTTTCGATAACCTCTTTGACGTTTTCTGATTCCAGTCCTAATTCTCGTAAGACACGACTGGCAACGCTGCCATCCATATCAATCAACGCAATCAGTAAATGTTCGGTGCTGATCTGGGGCTTGCGTAAGCGCTCAGCCTCCTTTTGAGCCAGGCTGAGGACTTGACGAGCTTTGGGGGTGAAATTATCAATTCCAGCCACGGCTTACCTCCTTAATTTATTTGGTATTGCCTTAAATAGTAATCTGGATTGAGTCAAGCGTGTTTTCTTGAAGTGAATCCAGGGGGAAGTTGGAGACCCAGACAACTTCAAACGATACGGAGGCCTTTACAGGCCTTTTCATTTTCTTTTCCAGGGTCTGAACTGATTCTACCAAATTTTATCCGAAAGGGTACTACCTGGAGGGCTTTATAATAGAATGTTAATAAAATCGGTGAGTAGGTGAATTGGGGATTGTATATAACGTGCCGCACAGCGCACGTGACTTTTTATTTTGTAGGGTGCGCTCCGCGGTTGAGCGCACCAAATGGCTCAATATTCCAGCTTCCCGTTGGGGCGGGTCTGCCTGCCTCCTGTGGGAGTTGTGCCCGCCCTTTTTTGGAGAGGTATCTCCACCTCATCAGTCTGCTCCGCAGACAGCTTCCCCTCAAGGATATGTAGGGTGCGCTCCGCGGTTGAGCGCACCAAATGGCTCAATAATTCCAGCTTCCAGTAGGGTGGGTCGCCGACCCACCAAAACGCAGATTAAAAGTCACGTGCGCGGCAAAGCCGCGGCACATGACCTACGAAATTGTTTGTGAATTGATTTAAAAATCCAACTTCCAGGGAAATTCTTCTCCCGCGGCCAGCCAATGCTCATCCGGGACGAAATCAATTTCCGCCAAGCTTGCCGCTTTGGCACGATTGAACGCGGATTCGATCAGGAAGTATGGCGTATCTTCACCAGTTTGGATACTTTCCCAAAAGGCCCGGCTGAAGGGATAGGCGGCTTCATAAAAGCCGGTCTCCACAAAGGACGATTTAATTGCCTCATAGTCCGGCTGGAGGGTGTGAATGGTGGGCTGCCAGGCATCGCCTTCCCATTCCAGACTGGCATAACTGATCTGGGATCTCCCCATCAGGTTATTGCTGAGCGCGCCGGCATTCACCGCCAGTTTCCCGTTCACCCGGTAGATTCCCGGCTGGTGGATATGCCCGAGGATCAGCACCTGTTCTTCGATGGCATCCAACGCTCGCTGAAGCAGATCGGGGTCGCGGTCCGGGTACATCAGCTGGCTGGTGCTCCAGGGGGTGGCATGCACCACTCGGATCGGGTCTGCGCCATTGAATTTGAGATGAAGCTGCTCGGGAAGGGTGGAGATGAAGGTCAGGTCATCTTCGGTCAGCTGGTTGAAAATAAAACGGCCCAGGTCAAACTGGCGATAGGTCCACCAGGCTTCCGGGGCTGTCCGATTGTGCATTTGCAGCATACGGATCTCGCCATTACCCAGAATGAAATGGCAGTTGAGTTCTCTCAGGCGGGTAAGGGTTTCGTGGCTTTGAGGGCCACCGACGAAATCGCCGGAGACGATGATCTCGTCCGGTGGGTCACGTAAAATTTCGCCCAGGGCAGTATTAAGGGAGGCCAGGATCCCGTGGATATCAGAAAGGATCACAATTCGATGAGAGGTCATAGGTATCAAGGGTTGATAGTGGTTGGTCTCGATAACTGTATCACGATTCACTGGTTTGTATAGCCGGTCAGTTATATATGGGCACCTTTTCATAGGGCGGGTCTCCGAGCCCGCCAATTAAAAATGGGCGACCACAGAGGGTCGCCCCTACATGTTTGTATAGTTAGGCGGGTTAACCCCGTTGACAGTGCCCCCGGATTCCTTTAGACTTTAACCAGTTTGGGTTTATCACTCACCTCCCTTGAAAGGAATGACCATCATGGAAAATCGCGCCACCCCTGCTGCGCCAAAGAAACGCCTCTCACGTCCTCTTTGGATCGCCCTGCTCATGCTGGGCTTTGCCGGCCAATTGGCCTGGGCCGTGGAAAATCAGTTTTTCAACACCTTTCTCTATAACGAGATTACACCCGACCCACGCCCAATCAGCTGGATGGTGGCAATCACAGCATTGGTTGCCACGGTGACGGCGATCCTGATGGGCGCGCTCAGTGACCGGATGCGGACCCGCTGGGGACGGCGCAAACCCTTCCTCGTGATTGGTTATATCGCCTGGGGGATCATTACGGCTCTGTTCCCCTCCTCGGCTAATTTCAGCACGGTTTCCGCTGGGGTGTTCATGGCTATTTTGCTCGATTCCCTGATGACCTTCTTCGGGTCCAGCGCCAATGATGCGGCCTTCAATGCCTATGTTGCCGATGTGACCACGGTGGAAAACCGCGGCAAGGTGACCGGTGCGTTGGAAATAATGAAATGGGTCGCCATCCTGATTGTTTACGGCGGTGCAGGGATCGTGATTGACCTGGTGGGATACCCGGTGTTCTTCTATTTCATCGGTGGGATGGTGCTGTTGGTTGGGCTGGTCTGCGCGCCGTTGATCAAAGAGGAACTGCCCGAGGAAAAACCGCAAGGTTCCTATTGGCAACACATCGTCAGCACTTTCAAGGTCAAGAACCTGCGCGAGAACCGGGACTTCTTCCTGGTGATGGCTGCGGTGGCCTTGTTTGGGCTGGGACAGAATGTCTTCTTCCCCTACTTGCTGGTTTATTTAGAGCATTATGTCCATTTGGAAGCTCTCCAATATTCAATCCTGGTGGGTGGTGCGATTCTGATAGGTGGGATTGGTGCGGCCTATCCCCTGGGCATTTTGGTGGATAAATGGGGGCGCTACCCGGTTGCCGTGCTGGCTGTGATTTTGGAGGCGGTTGGTTTGGTAGCCTTTTCGCTGACCAATAACTTCATCCTGCTGATGGTCACGGGCATTATGTGGCTGGCGCCGATGGCCGCCTGGACGATTGCCGCGCTGACCTGGAGCAAGGACCTTTTCCCCGCCGAAAGTCGGGGACTTTATGCCGGGTATTATGTGCTATTCATGGTGGCGCTGGCAATGATCCCTGGACCATTAATCGGTGGGTGGCTGGGATCAAGTTTTGGTTTGCCGATCATGCTGAATGGGCAATCGGGCTTTGTCCCCACATCCCTGATCTTCCAGGTGGCAGCGGGAATCACCCTGCTGGCACTGATCCCGCTCTTACTCACCAAACGTAAACCAGTTCAAAATGGTAAACAAGCGGAGCAAGCGGAATGACGCCAGAACGTGCAATAAACCCAGAGGGCAGCGAGAAAGTCCAAAGGGTGAATCGCTATCCCAAAGGCAATTTGTTCAAACGCTTATTCCAGATTGAACTGCGGGCTGAAGCCGTGGTCAACCTGGATGATGTGGTCGGTGAGATTGATCCCCGGATCTTCAGCCAATTTATTGAGGATATGGATACTTGTGGCCGGGCTGGGCGTGAACAAGGTGGGGATGTTGCTGAATTATTTCAGGCGCTTCAGCCAGCTATCATTCGATTCAAGGTTGGTGCGTTTGACAGCGATTCAGCTCAGGCGGAACTAAAAGCCTTTTTGTTTTATTGTGAGCGGGTTGGCGCCGCGCCATACCTGAGCCTGGACCCTGCCGCCATGACCGAGGACGAGGCTGCCAAATGGGTGAATGCCCTTGAGCCTCGTAAGGACCTGCTTTGGGGGTTGGCTGCGGGACAGCAAGACACTTCCAGTGCTGCAGCGTATGTTGAGGCGATTAAACCTTTTATTGCGGCAATGCGGGCTGCTGATCCTGAGATCCAGCTTGCAGTGGCCGGGCTGGCAATCTTGCCTGGTGACCCTGAGGACGCGGAAGCTTGGAACCGGACTGTGCTGACAGCTCTTGGCGACCAGGTGGATTATCTCGCTTTCAGCCTTTATCAGCCGGATGAAGTCGGGAGAGAAGAGGTTCTCAACGCTGAGCAGCGGCATCACAGTATGCTTTCCGCGCCGCATAGTGCGGAAGAGGTGATCCAGCGGTTGGGGGCGCTTGTTCAGGAATTGGCCCCGGAACGGGAAATTGGATTGGTGTTGGACGGGTTCAACGTCATGCCGCCCACTGGTGACCTTCATCCAGCCGCCACCTTGCAGGATGGCCTCTATATCGCCGGGATGTTGAACGTGTTTCAGCGGCAGTGTGAAGTGCTGAAGGTGGCCTGCCTTGCGCAGGGAGCGGGTCAACTGCCGTTGATCGTGAAGCCCGAAGGAAAAGCTGCTTTTGCAACCCCGCTGTATTTCCCCTATCAGCTCTACCGTAAGATGGAATCTCAACTGCTCACATTGGCCTATTGGTCGCCTGTGTTCCAGGCGCAAGCCCTGGGGGGGAATATCAGCGAGCGTAATCAGGTGCCCTTTATTGACATTACCGCCACGCGTTCACCGGAGGGCCAGCGGGTGGTTTTAGGAATCACGAACCGGAGCCCATTGCGGAAGGCGAAGGTGATGGTTAACCTCAAAGGGGAAGGGAATCGAAAATTCCGGGTGGCGGAGGCCCGGTTGATGCGAGGGCTGGATGTCCTGGCGGCTAATACAGTTGATGCACCGGAGCAGGTGTCTGCCCGACCGACCCGAGCACCCAAGCTGCGGTTTGCCTGGCTGGACATAGATTTACCGCCCGCCTCGTTGATGGTGGTGGTGTTGGAGAAGAAGGGATAAAAAGGCGTCACGCTGGAAGCGTGACCTACAAATTTCAAGAATTATATACATCGGGGCGGCTCTCTCTGGCCGCCCTTCATTTTTGTCACTTGCCGTCCAGCGCACATGACCTACAGGAGTTGGACCAAAACTGTTCTTGGCTCCCTTCTCCTTCATTGATGGGAAGGGCCGGGGATGGGGTGGAAATGGTGCGCTCAATGGCGGAGCGCACCCTACGTTCTTATGAAGGTCACGTATGGTGGCCACAACCACATAAGTGGCATATTCAGTAACTTGGGAAGAAATACGCTCCATTTGACCCATCATTACACTTATTCATTTTAGGGAGGGTGAAAAGGTTATTTTAACCGGTAAAATGACCTGATATCTCCATTATCTTGTCAATTTCCAAGGCGATTAACACAAAAAACGACTTGTTTTGTCTCTGGACCATATTTATTTGTGTAAACCGTGACTGAATACTTACCAGACTGAACCTTAATAATGGCGGTATCTGCTGAGGTGATATTTCCAACAAGAATACCTTTGTTGCCAACCATAATTTCCCCAGACACACATAAAGCATATTCAAGATCATTTTAATTTGTTTTAACAGTCACGTCAATTAATTGATCGTTTGCTGTCACAACAACAACACCATGCGATCCGAACACAATGGTCTCATCACCGGTTTTCCATTGTGGGTAAGCCTCTTTATTTTCATTGTCCAATAGTGCCACTTGGAAATATGATGAATTTATTTTTCCATGAAACAGAATTCTGTCATCATCATTCATTTCATTCTCCTCATTTTATTATTACATTAAATTTATCCCCATCTACTATATTAAATTTACTATAAAATTGCGCTAAAGTCCCCCTGAATCCACTGTTCTTTAATTGGTACTATCTGTACAAATGCCCTTCCCCTTCATTGAGGGGAAGGGCCGGGGATGGGGTGGAAATGGTGCGCTCAATGGTGGAGCGCACCCTACTTAATGGCGCATTGTGTGAAATGTGGTTCATATTGTCACGTGCGCTTCGCGGCTCGTAACCTACTTAATCAAAAAAGAGACGCCCAATTGGGCGTCTCTTTGCTATTGGATGATTATCGGCATTTATTCCGGTTCCACGCTGGCAGCGCCAACAGGAGGCTCCCCAGTTCCCTTGGGCTGGTCCTTGACACCGAACAGCGCCAGGGTGGAAATCAGGAAGAGCAGGCCGAAGATCCCCATCAGTACGGTAAATCCCACGCCGTCGCCAATCGGGCCGCCGATATAAGCGCCTATAGCGCCCGCACCCGCTCCGGCCAGGTTTTGAATACCGAGGTAACGTCCGGCTTCATTCTTGGGTACCATCGAAGTGCCCAGTGCCCAGCTGGCGGAATAAAAGATGCCGATGGCGACACCGACCATCAAGCCACCGATGTAGAGCATGGTCATGCTGACCGAGGCAATTACCACGACTGTCCCAACAGTGGCGATGACGCCGCTGAGTGCGCAAAGCAGTTTTCGTCCAAATTTATCCGTCAACCAGCCGGCGGGGATGCTGGAGATCAGAATCGCGATTCCCACAAACATGACCAATTTGGCTGTTGGGCCGGCAGCGGAAGCTCCTTGCAGTTCGGGGAAGCGTTCCTGTAGGAAGTAAAGCACAAATGAAGCCAGGTTGGTGGAGCCGACCAGGAAGGCCAGGCGGTTGATCACCCACCAGGTGAAGGATTTCTTATCCGTAGTGCTCTTTTCACCACCACCCAGGCTGATGCGAACGCTGGTCCAGACGCCCAGGATGACGGCAATCGCCATACCCACCACGCCCATCGCAGCGGTGACGATCAGAGCCGTTGTGTCCGGCAGATCAACCGCCAGGCCGTTGACGAACTGCACCAGTTCACCCGATCCGAGGATGATGATGGTGAACACCGCGGTCATTGCCACCAGACGCAGGATGGGTTTCCAATCCATCTTCTCAGGCGGCTGTTTAATTGGCTTTTCGGGCACCAGCATCGTGATCAGGGTGCAGGCGAGTACGACACCGCTCAATACCAGCAAGGCTCCCCAAATATTGCCGGCTTCAACCATCTTGGTGATGACAAAGGAGACAAAGATCAAAGGTGCAGGGAGTTCAAAGAAGGCTTTAATTCCGGAGAAGATCCCGTGTTTGCTTTCGGGGATCAGGTCGGGGATCAGGCCTTGGGCCGCCGCGTGACCCGTGTTGGAGGAGAGCATCGAGAGGATATAGGTCCCAAACAGGACCCAATAGCCTGTTGGCCCTTCCAGGGTGGCGGCGATCACGCCGATTCCAAGGAAGACCAGCACTTCGGTCACGCCGCCAATCAGAATGAAAGGCCGCCTTCGGCCCATCCGGGAGGTGCTGCGGTCCGAAAGGATGCCGATCAGGCCCTGCATAAGTACAGCAATCATCAAGGCCCATAAGCGCAAATTACCATAAGCCGCGCCCTTAACCTCATCACCCATAAAAGCCTGCACCAGCAATGGCAGAATCAGGGGCGTGAGGGTTTGTGACCGGGCGGTCAGTGCGAAGTAGAAGATGTTGACGGTTATATAGTCGTACCAGCGGATCTTACGTTCCATGGGCTTTCCTCCAGGCGATCATTTGCGATCAGTTGAATATCATTATAGCTATAAAAGTTAACCCAAAAGGGGTTGAAAGGACACAATTCAGTCCAGCAACAGGATACTGTAGATATCCAGATTGAGTGTTAGGTTCTCACCTTCCAACTCAAAGATTTCATCCTCATGCGCTCTGGCAGCAAAATCCCTGCCCGGTCAGAAACCGTGGCAGGGGAATTCGCATTGTTTTCATCAATAAGTTGTGTCCATCAGAATGGGCCTACAGGTCATGCAGCAGGGAACCTTTGGGGTCGCGGTCCATCTCCCAGGGATAAACAATGTAGGCATCGGTGATGGCGGCAAAGTAATCCGGCCGGTTGGTCCCAAAGAGGTTGCGATAGGGGTTGAAGTGCAGCACACAGGTATAGGGGAAGCCGCCCGCCGCTGCCACCCGGTTTTTCACCGAGGTGATTGTCCGACCCGAGCCCCAGACATCATCCACAATCAGGATTCTTTCACCATCCACCAGATCATCTTCCGGGAACATCAGGAAATTGGGCCAGGCCAGCAGGCGGGGGCGTTCCATCTCGGTCAATTCCGAGGGGAAATCCACGGCTGCGATCAGGATCTTTTGAATGTTCATCGCTTCGGCCAAAAGCCCGCCGGGGACGATCCCGCCGCGGGAGATCATAATCATGCCATCGAAGGTTAATTCAAATTGGGGAAGGAGATGATCGATGATTTGATCAACATCATTCCAGGTGAGCACTTCTTGTCGTTGAACCATTTCGTTTATTCCTTATTTACGTACCGTTCCGAGTACCTGAGCCAGGATCGCAGGCGGTTGGGATTTGTTTTTATCATCTCCTGCACGGGCTTCGGCGACATTGCTGGCCCATTGATAAAGGGCGGTGGCATAGCAGGCTCGGGAGAAGCTGCTGAACATGATGCCGATGATGGTCAAGGCCCAGGCGATCAGCATGGCGATTCCGGCGGCAAGTATTCGCTGCCAGGGATCGGCGGAAGCCGGATCAGAGATCTTTAATCCGACCACAAAGCCGAGGACAATCCCCCCGGCAATCAGTAACACCTCGACCAGGCCGGCAGCAAACCGTACCGCAACCAGATCCTCGCGGAAACGCATTAAATTCTCGCTGACGATCTGGCGGAGCCGCTCCAGCGTGCCCTGGAAGGAGGTCCCTTCCACAGCGGTGATGGGCAGGGCCAGGGTTCGGGCTGCCAGCCAGCGGTTTTTCTCATCCGGAACTGCATCCGGCTTGCAGAACAGGTTCTTGAGGCTATTCCCCAGCGAAAGCAATGGCAGGGTGAGTGCCAACAGGATAACTGTACCGGTTTGTGAACTGAGGTATTTGAGAGTGGAAGGTTCTTCTGCGGGTTCGTCTGAATCGAGGGTGGCAAAGGTGCGGGAGGTGAGCAGGGAGGTGATTTCGCCCCAAAGCATCAGGTCCACCAGGGCTAAAGCTGCTAATGTCCCGATCAGGATCAGCCCAAGCGGTCTCAGCCCGATCAGGCCAACCACAGCACCGATCGGCAGGAACCAGAAGAACAGGATCACCAAGCCGCCCAAACCGAGTATAAACCAGGGCTCCTGTAATTTGACCTTCTTGAGGGCCAGCGATAAACTGGCGCCGATGAACCGGAAACCGTTCTTGATTGCTTGCACGGGATTTTTCCTGTTGAGTTCTGTTTAATAGGTTGGTTCTATTATAACGTGAGGCGGCTTGTTATGTGTCCCGCCAGGGTTGAAATTTGGATGGATGTCAGAGCAGGCTGGATGGGTCCACTTCGATCATCCAGTCCGTCAGGGGGCGGTTACGGAGCAGGCTGGTGGGGTCCTGCCCCTTCAGAATGATCTGCCAGCGGTAGCGTCCGTAGAGCCGGGTGAAGAAGCAAGGTACAGGTCCGATCATCTCGATCCGGCTGTTCTCCTGACGGATCCACTCTCGCAGCTTGGCGGCCAGGGCTTCCGCGGTGCTTTCCGCCCTGCGAGGGTCCGTGTTTTGATATTCCAGCTTGACCAAACGGCTGAAGGGTGGGTATTGGGTTTCCCTTCGGAAGGCCAGCTCTTTTTGATAGAAGCCGGCAAAGTCATGCTGGGCTGCTGCCTGGATGGCGTAGTTATTCGGCTCATAGGTTTGCAGCACAACCTGCCCGCCCAGGGGGCTGCGACCGGCTCGTCCCGCCACCTGGGTCAGCAACTGGAAGGTGCGCTCACCCGACCGGTAGTCCGGCAGGTTCAGGCCTACCTCGGCCAGGATCACGCCGACCAGCGTCACCAATGGCAGGTCCAATCCCTTCGCCAGCATCTGTGTGCCGATCAGAATGTCGGCCTTGTGGTTGGTGAAGAGGTTGAGGATCACTTCATGAGCGCCTTTTTTACGGGTGGTCTCTGCATCCCAGCGCAGTGTACGGGCTTGGGGAAATTGTTCCCGCACCATCTGTTCCACTTTTTCAGTCCCCGTGCCCAACTGGCGGATTTGGTTGCTGCCGCACTCCGGACAGGTCTTGGGCATCTTGCGTTGATACCCACAGGTATGGCAGATCAACTGGTCGCCATGGCTGTGATAGGTGAGTGGTTTGTCATCCCGTGGGCATTTGACCACATAACCGCAGTTGCGGCAGAAGACATAAGTGGCGGTTCCCCGGCGGTTGAGGAACAGGATCGCCTGCTGGTGGGTTGCCAGGACGTGTTCGATCCCGCTTTTCAGCTCACGGCTGAAGATGCTGCGATTTCCTGCAACCAGCTCCTGGCGCATATCCACAATGGAGACCTTTGGCAGTCCCAGGTCGGCCGTCTCGCCCTCGCCCGTGAGTTTAGGCAGCTCAATCCCCAGCCGTTGGGCGTGATGAGCAATGGCTTCCCGGTGGGCGAGGATCCGGTGGGGCAGTTCGATCAGCGACCAGTTACCGCTGGCTGCCTGGAAATATTGGGTCACACGGGGGGTGGCGGAACCCAACAGGATCGCAGTCTGGGTTAGCCTGGCAGCGGCCACGGCGGTCGGCACGGCGTGGTAATAGGGCAGAAAATCCGACTGGTCATAGGATTCGTGATGGCATTCATCCACCACGATCAAACCCAGGTTTTCCAGCGGCATGAACAGTGCGCTGCGCGGGCCGACGATCACTGAAAGATCGCCATCACGCACACGCCGCCAGGTGTCGTAGCGTTCCCCTTCGGAAAGCTGTGAATGGATCACACCGACCTGGTCGGGGAAGCGCGAGAGGAAGCGCTTGATGGTCTGAGGGGTGAGGGAAATCTCCGGTACGAGGATCAGGGCAGTTTTCCCGGCTTCGAGCGTTTCTCGTACGGCACGCAGGTAAAGTTCCGTCTTGCCGGAACCGGTCACGCCGTGCAGCAGGAAGGGGGCTGGGGTTTGTTCTTGTTGGGATTTCTGCAGTCCCTTAAGGATCTGATCCCAGGCCAGAGTCTGGTCATGGGTCAGTTCGGGGGCTTTTTCGGGGACGTAAACGGTGTCCTCCAGGGGGTCCCGCATGACCTCGGCCTGGCGCAGGGTGATGAGCCCCGCTTCCGAGAGCATTTTTAGGTCGCCATTGTTTGCACCGGTCTGGGCGAATATCCAGCTGGGTTCCACCAGTCCAGCTTCCCCGGAGAGGAAGCGCAGGACATGCAGTCGGCGTTCATGAACTTTAGCAACCTTGCTGAGCGGGGCCGGTAGGGTTTCGATGTTCTCAGGGGGAATGTTTAGCGCTACCTTGCGGACTGTCTTAGGCCGCACCCGGGTAGGTGGCAGCACCGCGTGGGTGTGGACGATGCCTTTCCTGGCCAGTTTGCGCACCACACCACGCCATTCGACATGCCGCAGAGAGGCGTTTAATTGGCGGCCGCGCAGTTCACCGCGTTCCTGCAGCAGGTTGACGATTCGTTTTTCCAAAGTTGAAAGGTCTGCTTCATCTATCGCCAGATCTGGGTTCAGCCGCACCAAAGTGTCGGTGCGCTGGCTCAGCCCGGTGGGCAGCATCAGGTTGATGCAGGCGCCCAGCGGGGAGAGCGTTTCCTCCGCCATCCATTCCGCCAGGGCGATCTGGGCAGGGGTGAGGGCCGGCTTTTCATCCACCAGATCCTCAATATCCTTGAGCTTTGCAACATCGGGCTGTTCCACACGCCGTAATACTACACCCTGAGCACGCTGTTTACCAAAAGGCACAATCACCAGCGAACCGGGCCGGACAGATCCTTGCAGGTCTTCAGGCAGGTTGTAATGGTAGGTATCGGAAATTTGCGGGAGGTTGATTGCTACTTCAACAAAGGAAGCCATAGCATGATTTTACCTTGAAAGCCATCCGGCACAGGCTCCCGTGAGGCGCACAGAATTGAGTTTAGTTGCCTTCGATGATGATCAGGGTCTGGCTGCTGTAGGCATATAACCCGGCCGGAATATCCACGCCATCGAGGATGTGATCGGTCAGGGCTTCGGCAAACGCGCTTTGATCAATCAGGCGGTCGTAATCGTCAATTTCAAAGAAGGGTTGGTAACGGGCAGCCAAATAGCTGACCCGGCTCATATCGAGTTTGACCTGCGGCCAGTCATCCTGCGGGAAGAGGATTGGATGGTCGGCCAGCAGGATAATTTCATCCGGCAGGGAGGGCAAAAGGGCCTGCAGCTCCTTGAGGAAGTACAAGGGGTAGCTTTCGTCGCTATATTCATAAGCCCGGTTCGCATCCCGATGGGTGACATAAGGGGCGAAACTTTGCCACGATTCGCGCACCTGTACCTGAATATAAGCTGACCCACCGGCGGGGATATCTTCGATAGCGACATCCTTGCCAGGGGTGCCGCCCAAAACAAGCTGCATTTGGATCATATCACCGTTGAATTCATGGGCAACATTGAGATAATAGACCGTGATGTCCTCGCCAAGGAATTCCAGGTTCCTGTGATAGATCGCCCTGTCCAGCAACTGGAAGCTCATGAAAGCCCAGAGATCGTTGACCTCGTCAAACTGGTTATAGTCGATCTGAGTGACGTGGATATAAGACCAATCCACGGTTTTCCCGTTGATATCCCGATAGGGGAAAAGCACCGCAGGCCGATCAGGCACCGGACTGGGTTCCGGCGTGGGGGTGAGGGTGTTAAAGGGGGTGGCGGTGATGGTTGGTGTAAGTGAAGGCTGCGGGGTGATCGTGAAGGCCGGCGTGGAGGTCTGGGTGGGGGTTGGCGTGTTGGTGATGGTGGCGGTGGGCGTGCTGGAAGCCTCAAGGGACGCCCTGGCAGACCCATTGCAACCGGTCAGACCTGCCAGAATGAGGGCAAAGAGCAGCAGGAGCAACCGTTGAGTGGGTGTTTTGAAGGTCATGGGCGGATAATTGGCCTCAGATGGGACGGGTGATGGCGGCCGCACCGTATCCGACTACGGAGGAGCGGTCACCGGTGATGGCGCCGGAGGTGTTGTAATCCAGCAGGGTCACCTGGTTTGCACCCCATTGTTCAGTGGCCCAAAGTACGGCAGCGATGGGTGAAAGCCCGCAGGCCTGACCTAACCCCCGATTGTTTAGGTCAAACAGGGCGTCAGGTGAGAATTTCGCCAGGGTTTTCATGAAGCGGCCATCCAGTTGGTTGGCCTGGGCTTCCGGGTAGAAGTGGGAGAGGTCGCTGCTGGCAACCAGCAGAGTTGTGTCGGGGTCCAGCGCCTCAGCCAGGGCCAAGCCCAGGTCATGGGCGACCTGGCGGGATTGGTCGCGGATCATGATCGGAATGAGGTCATATTCCCCGGCAAGGGTCCTTTGAAGGAAGGGCAGCTCAATTTCAAGGGAATGTTCCCGGTCTTTGACGACCGTTGAGATGTTGAGGCCCGTTTTGGCAATGAAGGCTGAATCTACGGCTGCCACGAGGTCCTTATTGATCGGCAGGATGCCGAGGGGTGTTTCGTAGGCACTGTGGGCGCTGGTCAGCACGGGATGGGAATCAAAGGGGTGCAGCGGGGAGAGGACGGCCACATGGTCATAATGG
This Chloroflexota bacterium DNA region includes the following protein-coding sequences:
- the amrB gene encoding AmmeMemoRadiSam system protein B, whose product is MKNIDSVRPSPIAGSWYSSDPQELAMTIDAYLRAAEPQTLPGEVVGLVAPHAGHIYSGPVAAYAFKTVMGRHYDHVAVLSPLHPFDSHPVLTSAHSAYETPLGILPINKDLVAAVDSAFIAKTGLNISTVVKDREHSLEIELPFLQRTLAGEYDLIPIMIRDQSRQVAHDLGLALAEALDPDTTLLVASSDLSHFYPEAQANQLDGRFMKTLAKFSPDALFDLNNRGLGQACGLSPIAAVLWATEQWGANQVTLLDYNTSGAITGDRSSVVGYGAAAITRPI